In Paludibaculum fermentans, the genomic stretch CGCAACAGCGGGACCTCTTCGAGTCCGTTCAAGACCATCTCAGCCGCCGCTGCTGTGGCGCAACCTGGGGATGTCATCACGGTGCATGAGGGGATCTACCGGGAGAGAGTCACACCTCCGCGCGGCGGCACGTCCGAATCGAAGCGAATTGTCTATCAGGCTGCTGCCGGTGAAAAGGTGACTATTACCGGAGCCGAGGTGATTCGGGGGTGGAAGTTGATCCAGCCTGGTGTTTGGAAGGTGACAATTCCTAATACCTACTTCGGCTCCTATAACCCATATAAGGATCTGATAGTCGGCGACTGGTTCACCGGCAAAGGCCGGCCGCACCATACCGGCGAGGTGTACCTGAACGGCAAGTCCTTATGGGAGACCCATCTGCTGGAGCGCGTGCTCAGCCCCCAGGTCTTTCCGGACGGCCGCGATCAGGAGGGCTCCACCTGGACCTGGTTCACTGAGTCCGACGACGTCAATACCAGCCTCTACGCCAACTTCCACGACCGGAATCCTAACGAGGAACTGGTGGAGATCAATGTCCGCGACAGTTGTTTCTACCCCGCGCAGCCTGGCCGCGATTACATCACCGTGCGCGGATTTCACCTGAAACAGGCCGCCACCCAATGGGCGGCGCCCACGGCCGAGCAGATCGGCCTGATTGGAACGCATTGGAGCAAGGGCTGGATCATCGAGAACAACGTGATCAGCGATTCCAAGTGCTCGTGTGTCACGTTGGGCAAGGATCGCAAGACCGGGCACAACGTGTGGATGAACGATCCCAGCAGGGACGGCGCGATCCACTACAACGAGGTGATCGTCCGGGCCCTGGCGATTGGTTGGTCGCGTGAGAAGATTGGCTCGCACGTGGTCCGGAACAACACCATCTTCAACTGCGAACAGGCGGGAATTGCCGGTAGCCTGGGTGCGATCTACAGCCAGATCCTCAACAATCACATCTACAATGTCTGGGCCAAGCGCCAGTTCACCGGTGCGGAGATGGGTGGGATCAAGCTGCATGCGGCCATCGATGTAGTGATCAAGGGGAATCGAATCCACAACGCGGGCCGCGGCTTATGGCTCGATTGGATGGCGCAGGGCACGCGCGTTACGGGCAACTTGTTCTACGACAATACGACCGACGACATCTTCGTCGAGGTCGATCATGGGCCGTTTGTGATAGACAACAATGTGCTGCTCTCCGAGGTCAGCCTGCGGGACTGGTCGGAGGGTGGCGCCTATGCACACAACCTGATGGCGGGCCGCGTCAGCAGTAGTCCGGAACTCAGCAGGTCGACGCCTTACCATCGTGCGCACTCCACAGCCCTGGCCGGGCTTCGCAACATCAAAGGCGGCGACGATCGTTTCTACAACAATATCTTCATTGGCGGAGCCCAACCCGCCCAGGCCGAGAGCC encodes the following:
- a CDS encoding right-handed parallel beta-helix repeat-containing protein, translating into MTPDVRYPDQSATQPDSETPSTCLPGTRLIRGAALLLLVAFLAPAAEFHISPKGSDRNSGTSSSPFKTISAAAAVAQPGDVITVHEGIYRERVTPPRGGTSESKRIVYQAAAGEKVTITGAEVIRGWKLIQPGVWKVTIPNTYFGSYNPYKDLIVGDWFTGKGRPHHTGEVYLNGKSLWETHLLERVLSPQVFPDGRDQEGSTWTWFTESDDVNTSLYANFHDRNPNEELVEINVRDSCFYPAQPGRDYITVRGFHLKQAATQWAAPTAEQIGLIGTHWSKGWIIENNVISDSKCSCVTLGKDRKTGHNVWMNDPSRDGAIHYNEVIVRALAIGWSREKIGSHVVRNNTIFNCEQAGIAGSLGAIYSQILNNHIYNVWAKRQFTGAEMGGIKLHAAIDVVIKGNRIHNAGRGLWLDWMAQGTRVTGNLFYDNTTDDIFVEVDHGPFVIDNNVLLSEVSLRDWSEGGAYAHNLMAGRVSSSPELSRSTPYHRAHSTALAGLRNIKGGDDRFYNNIFIGGAQPAQAESRSPAAARRFDGYGLWVYDTREANLQAGGNVYYNGAKPYGLEAAPTVDAGNPKPVIVEQGGHGYLVLHLGPEVAQAGTQRVTTALLGKARIPNLAFEKADGSELLLSTDFAGKRRSDSTPTPGPFETPGQGEVKIRIW